In Juglans microcarpa x Juglans regia isolate MS1-56 chromosome 4S, Jm3101_v1.0, whole genome shotgun sequence, a single window of DNA contains:
- the LOC121263864 gene encoding uncharacterized protein LOC121263864 — protein sequence MKVLPIPSKRNMASQYEDASKKLRRLPHVFARVLELPIHSSADVSVEENSDSFRFTAATPANTDHTNIAGDVRVHTIKIFPGVTKIVIRGVGSPFLDELKFDLWRFRLPASTRLDMASARCSSGGKLVVTVPKGLDEK from the coding sequence ATGAAGGTCCTCCCAATCCCAAGCAAACGAAACATGGCCTCCCAATACGAAGACGCTTCGAAAAAGCTCAGGCGACTCCCCCACGTGTTTGCCAGAGTCCTCGAGCTCCCGATCCACTCGAGCGCCGACGTTTCGGTGGAGGAAAACTCCGACTCTTTCCGCTTCACCGCTGCCACCCCAGCCAACACCGATCACACAAATATAGCCGGCGATGTAAGGGTGCACACGATCAAAATCTTCCCGGGCGTGACGAAGATCGTGATCAGAGGAGTGGGTAGCCCGTTCTTGGATGAACTAAAGTTCGATCTTTGGCGATTCCGGCTCCCGGCTTCGACGAGGCTAGACATGGCGAGCGCTAGGTGTAGCAGCGGTGGAAAACTGGTCGTGACAGTGCCGAAAGGCTTGGATGAAAAGTAA